TCCACTCGCGCCGCTGGCGGAGCACCGTGTTCGAGACCTCCGTGATCGAGGTGGGGTCCTCGCCCGGTCGCGGCGCGGGGTTCCACGGCTTCAAGTGCGCCTGGTTGTAGCGGAGCACGCGCCGGAGCTCGCCGACGTCGCCGGTGCGCGGCGGCCGCAAGATCAGCCGCTCGGTGAGGAGCCGGATCGAGAGCGGCGGGATCACGGCGCCAGCCTACCATCCGGTCAGCGGCCCCAGTGTTTTCCCTTCGGCGGCGGGCGCGCGTGGTCGCGCATGCGGGCGCGCTTCCGCTCTTCTTCCTCCCAGCGCCGCGTCTCGGTCGCGATCTTCTCCTCGAGCCACTCGTCCGCGTCTTCGCCGTGCGACTCGGCCTCGTCGATCGCGATGCGCTGGGCCTGCTCCTCGGTCACCGCCCGCGCGCGATCGAGGTCGGTGCGGATGCGGAGGCGCGGCGGAGGCGCGGTGCGGCCCGAGACGCGCGCGGAGGTGCGGCCGATCGCGGCGCCGGCGCGCTTCGCCGACGCGATCGCGCGACGGGCGGCGGCGCGGAGCGGCTCGCCGAAGAGGAGCGAGAGCACGGTGAGGACGAGCGGCACGAGGACGCCGACGAACATCCACACCGCCGTGAGCGCCACGAACAGGCCGAGGCGCGCGACGATGCGCGGGAACAGCGGGAGCGGCTCTCGCGGCGGACCAGGTCGCTCCGACGCGGCGCTCTTCTTCGCGAGCCGCTCGAGCTTCGCCTCGCGCCGGCGCCGCTCGCGGTTCTTCCGGCTCGGCCGCGCGCGCTTCTTCTTCCGCGGCTTCTCTTCGTCGAAGAGCGCGAGCGCCTCCGCGACCGAGCTCGCGCGGCGATCGGGATCGGGCTCGAGCATCGCCTCGAGCGCGGCGACGAGGCCGGCCGGCGTATGGGGCGGCACCGACTTCGCGACGACGATCGCGAGGCCCTCGTGCGGCAGCTCCTCCGGCTCGCAGCCGGTCAGCATCGAGAGCGCGGTCGCGCCGAGGCCGTAGACGTCCGACTTCGGCGACGCGCGGCCCTGGAACTGCTCCGGCGCCATGTACCCGAACGTCCCCACCACCGTGCTCCCGCCCTCCGGCTTGAGCCGATCGCGCACCGCGCCGAAATCGACGATCGCGAACGAGCCGTCCGATCGGCGGATGACGTTCCCCGGCTTGATGTCGCGATGGACGATCGCGGGGGCGCGCGCGTGGAGGTAGCCGAGCGCGTCCGCGGCGTCCTCGAGCAAGCGGCGGACGTCGCCGGGGCCGAGCGTGCGCCCGGCCTTGCGGAGCGAGGCGAGGCTCTCGCCCTCGATCTTCTCCATCACGAGGTAGAGCGTGCCGTCCTCTTCGAAGTGCTCGACGTAGTGCGGGAGCTTCTCGTGATCGAGCGACGCGAGCGTGCGCGCCTCGCGCTCGGCGAGCTCGACGTCCTTCCAGGCCTTGGCCTTGCCGAGGCGGAAGGCCTTGATCGCGACGACGCGCTCGCCGGCGCTCGGCTTCGCCGGCTTCTCGCCCGCCCTCTCGACGTAGCGCCTCCACTGATCGGTGAGCGTACCGGTGCGGCCTCGCGCGGCGCCGCGGTCGATCGCCTCCCACGTCTCGCCTTGCGAGCCTTCGCCGAGGCGGCGCACGAGCGTGTAGCGGCCGTCGCGGAGATCGGTCATGGCGCGTCGATCGGTGCGAGGTCGAACGTCGC
This genomic stretch from Labilithrix sp. harbors:
- a CDS encoding serine/threonine protein kinase; translated protein: MTDLRDGRYTLVRRLGEGSQGETWEAIDRGAARGRTGTLTDQWRRYVERAGEKPAKPSAGERVVAIKAFRLGKAKAWKDVELAEREARTLASLDHEKLPHYVEHFEEDGTLYLVMEKIEGESLASLRKAGRTLGPGDVRRLLEDAADALGYLHARAPAIVHRDIKPGNVIRRSDGSFAIVDFGAVRDRLKPEGGSTVVGTFGYMAPEQFQGRASPKSDVYGLGATALSMLTGCEPEELPHEGLAIVVAKSVPPHTPAGLVAALEAMLEPDPDRRASSVAEALALFDEEKPRKKKRARPSRKNRERRRREAKLERLAKKSAASERPGPPREPLPLFPRIVARLGLFVALTAVWMFVGVLVPLVLTVLSLLFGEPLRAAARRAIASAKRAGAAIGRTSARVSGRTAPPPRLRIRTDLDRARAVTEEQAQRIAIDEAESHGEDADEWLEEKIATETRRWEEEERKRARMRDHARPPPKGKHWGR